The Polyangium mundeleinium genome contains the following window.
TTCCAGAACCTGCCCATCTCCTATCAGCGCACGCTGGGGGGTCTCTCCGAGACCTTCCCCTGGACCCTGTCCGCCAATACAGTGAACCAGCCCGCGGGCAACATCCAGTTCCAGCACGGAATGGTGCCCTTCTTCGGCGGTCGCAGCACCCTGTGGAGCGCGTGGTGCCCCCGACCCACGCACGAGGAAATGGAGGGCTGGCCTGAAGAGGTCATTCGCGCGGCGAACGAATACTTCGGAGACGCCGAGAAGCTGCTCAACGTCGTCCCCGCCGACGAGATCGACAAGAACCTCGATGATTCCACGCTCCGGCGGAAGGTCGCCCAGAGCCGCCCGGTCTACTCCAAGCTGCAGCAAGAGCTGCAGGAGATGCTGCAGGAGAACCGGCGCAAGGTCTCCTCGTTGACGCGCTTCATGGCGGCGCCGCTGGCGGTCGGGGCCGGCGTGCAGGAGGGCCTCGACTTCGCGAAATTCTCGACGCCTGCGCCGCTGCTCAACCTGATCGACCGGCAGGCGAGGCTCGCCGCGAAGCGCGAAGGCAGCCCGCTGCACATCGCGACCGACTGCGTGGTCACGCGAATTCTCCAGCAGAATTTCATCAAGAATGAGCAAACCGAGTACCACGCCACGGCGCTCGAGACCTCCCGCGGGGTCGTGAACGTGGGGAATGCGAAGGTGATCCTGGCCATGGGCACGCTTCCGGCGACGACGCTGGTGCTCAATTCGTTCCCGCAGGTCGAGAAGGCAGGCACGCGCTTCACCTCGCACTTCATCACCTCGGTGATCGCGCGTATCCCCCGGAACGCCTACCCCTTCGGCGACAAACTCGAGGATCTCGAGCTCGCGGCGATCTACGTCGCGGGAGAGAACCCGAAGAGCAAGATGCAGTACCATGTTCAGCTCTCGGTGCTCTCCGACAAGAACCCGGAGCAATACGCCGAAAAGGCAGCACGCTACATGCCGGACGTCGTGGCGACGGCGTCGCAGGCGCAGCTCGCGACCTCGCAGGACCACCTGGTCTTCGTGTGCGCCGTGCTGGGCGAGCTCGATAGCAACAACCCCCATAACTTCTTCCGTCCCAATGGCGGGTCGGATCCCACGACGAACGTGACCTTGCAGGTGCTGGCCAACGACAAGGACCGGAAGACGTGGGACACGATGGATGAGGGCACGTTCCAGCTCCTCGAGGGCGCGCTGTGTCCCCCGGCCGCAAAGGACAAGGGAATCGAGTACTGGCACGGCGACCCGAACAAAGGCGAATGGACGAAGGAGCGGCCGAGCCTCACGGAGCGCCGGGTGCCCGGCCTCGTCCACGAGGGCTCCACCATGTGGATTGGCAAGGGCAAGGAGGGCGTGGTGGACCTGAACTACAAGCTCAACGGCGTCGAAAACGTGTACGTGACGGGCGGCAGCCTCTGGCCGACCAGCGGGTCGTGGAACCCGACCATGACGATGGTCGCGCTCACGCAGGACCTCGCCGACAAGCTGGCCAAGAAGCCCTAGGAAAAACGGAGGGTCACGACCGGCCCCGTCGCCTGCGCGAAGGCGCGCCCGAGCTCCGCTTCGCGCCTCCCGTGAGGATCCGGCGCGGGAACATCGAGATACGCTTCCGCGCCACCGGGTTTGGCGGCAAAAACGAAATCGCCACCGCGGCGACGTCCGCCTCGTTCGCCGTCTGCCGCGCCGCCCCGAGGCCTCCGTCGAGGAAACGGCGGACGAGGTCCTCCATGGCCTCGTCCGCGTCGGACGCGAGCAAACCGTCCGTGAACAGAAGGAGATGCCGCACGCCCGCGAGCTTGCGCTCCCCTGCGCGCATGAACGCCTCGGCCGAAGGCTCGCCGGAGAGCAGGTGCGCGTCCTCGGGCGCGAGGCGCTCGAAGGAGCCATCCGCCCGGACCACGACGACCTGGCTCCTTCCGACCATCACCCACTCGAACGCGTCCTTCGCCACCCGCACCACGGCCGCCGCGCTGCCCGTTTGCGCCCCGCCCTCGGCCCGCGCCTCGCCGATGCGCCGATTCGCCTCCTGACACAGCTCGGCGAGCGGCGCGCGTGTCCGGTCGCCGAACACCTCGCTCGCGATCGTCCCGCTCCGCCCACCGTCGAACACGCCGTACACGTGCCCCGATACGAGCAGCACGTCGTCGTTCGTCGTCTCGCCCAGGGCGGAGGAAGCCGCGGCCGCTTCGAACAGCGTCTCGACCGTCATGGCCAGCGCTCTCCGGGGGGCCTTTCGCTTCATGGCCTTTCCATCCAACCAGGCTCACGGCTGGCCGTCAATCGCTGGGCACGCTCACTTCTTGCTGCGAAAACCGTCCGTCGCCGTGATGAGCTCGTGGATGATCCCGGCCTCGAACGCCGAGTGCCCCGCGTCGGGCACGATACGAAGGTTTGCCTCGGGAAAGGCGCGGTGCAGATCCCACGCGCTCTTCGCGGGACAAACCACGTCGTACCGCCCCTGAACGATGACGGTGGGGATGTGGCGAATGCGGCCCACGTCCGTGAGGAGCTGCCCGTCGTGCTCGAAGAACCCGCGGTTCACGAAGTAATGGCACTCGATACGAGCAAACGCGTCGGCGAATGCGTCGCCCGCGCACCGCGCGATGTAATCCGGGTTCTGGAAAAGGAAGCTCGTGCTGCCTTCCCACACGCTCCACGCGCGCGCCGCGGCTTGTCGCACGGCCGGGTCGTCGCTCGTGAGGCGCCGATGATACGCGGCCACGAGATCCCCCCGCTCCGCCTCGGGGATCGCGGCGAGGTACGCCTCCCAGGCGTCCGGGAAAAATGCGCCCGCGCCGGTGTCCTGGTAAAACCAGTCGATCTCCCACTTGCGCAGAAGGAAAATCCCCCGGAGCACGAGCTCGGTGACGCGCTCGGGGTGCTTCTCCGCATAGGCGAGCGCGAGCGTCGAGCCCCACGAGCCGCCGAAGACCTGCCAGCGCTCGATGCCGAGGTGCTCGCGCAGCCGCTCGATGTCCGAGACCAGGTGCCAGGTCGTATTGTCCTCGAGCGACGCGTGGGGCGTGCTCTTGCCGCAGCCGCGCTGGTCGAAGAGGACGATGCGGTAATGGGCGGGATCGAAGAAGCGCCGCTGCTTCGCGTCGCTGCCGCCGCCGGGCCCGCCGTGCAGGAAGACGACGGGTTTTCCGGTGGGATTGCCGGACTCCTCGAAATGAAGCTCGTGCACGTCGGAGACGCGCAGGCGCCCGGTGCGGAAGGGCTCGATTTCGGGGTAGAGAGGTCTGCGAATGGGGAGGGATCCGGCCATGGGCGCGCGAGCTTGCCAGAGGGACCCACGCCTGTCCATCGGGGGAATCTTCCGGAATCATCGGAACGCGTGGTATGTCTCGGGCCGCCCAGGGAGGGAGAACACTCCATCATGAACGAACCCATCTCCTCGCACGCGGCCGATCACGAGCCGCCGCCGCCCGAGCCCATCGACGATCTCGTGGAAGACCGCAAGAAGCGCTCGCGCCGGCTCCTCACGTTCGGGGCGCTCGCGGTCGTCCTCGGGGGCGGCGGCATCTTCGGGCTGCTCCGGTATCAGGACGCGCAGAACACGAAGGCGATCTCCGAGGCGTGGAGCGCGTTCGCCACATGCGCGATCGGCGCCGAGCTCGACGAGAAGGAGCCCGCGAGCCTGCGCTTTCGGCGCGTGCAGCTCGAAGCGATGACGATGACGGACGCCGAGCGGATGACGCCGGGCGTGGACAAACCCTGGCCAGCCGCGTGCGCGCCGCTCGGCCACGCCGTCGCCGAGGTGTGGAAGAGCGCAGGGCGCACCGAGGAAGGCGGCAAGGACCTCGGCGCCGCGGCCGAAGCCCTGGCGAAATCCCTCGGCGAGCCGACGGCACGGATGGACGACGTCTCCGAGGCGATCGACGCGGCCTTCACGCAGGCCAAGAAGGCCGGCGTGCAGCGCGTCGTGGTCGAGAAGGGCCCGCGCGCGCCCGAGCCTGTGCGTCCGCTCGACGCCACGCGCCTCGACGAGCTCAGCGAGCCGCTCTCGCGCACCGCGTTCACGTTCAAGGCGGCCTACACGGACGCGCATCCGGCGGGCGTGATGCGCCTGCTCATCGAGGAGAAGGGCGTGGAGAAGGCGCCGTTCCTCTGCACGTTCGCCGCGAAGGACGCGAAGGCCACGTGCAAATCGCTGCCGGGCTCGATGCCGAAGGGCCACGGCCTGCGCCTCTGGGGCACGGCCGACGACGACTCCGCGCCGCTCGTCTTCGCGGGCGAGCGCGGGCAGGCCGGCATTTTCCGCGCGGACAGCGGCGACAAGATCGACGCCATGTACAGCTATGGCGGCTATGCCAAGAAGGACGGCGCGGCCGCGGCGCTCGGGTTCGAAGAGAAGACGAAGGACCTCCTGCTCACGCGAAGGCCCGCCGGCGGCGCGCCCGGACGCACCAAGATCGAGCCTGATTTCCGGGTCGGCAATTATTATTACTCGACGCAGATCCTCTGGGACCAGCTCATCCTGCGCGGCGTGACCAAGCAGAACGAGCGCCGGCTCTTCGTCTCGCCGTATGGCCTCGCGGGCCAGGCCGAGCCTTCGTTCGCCGACGTGGGCGATCTGCCCGAGCCGGGCCTCGTCGAGGGCGGCGCGGACGAACCCCCGCACATCAGCGGCTGCCGGTCGTCGCAGGCCATGGTCGTCCGCGTGAAGGGCTACGACAACGATTTCATGAGCTTCCTCGTCGGCGGCAAGTGGAGCCCGCCGATGTCGCCCACGGTCAGCGACGGCGTGCTCTCCTGCCACGGCACCGAGGCCGTGGTCACGCGGCTCTATCCGGGCGGCCCGGACAAAGGCTGGGCCACGAAGATCGCGCAGAGCCAGTGCACGACCGCCGGCTGCCGCGTGCACGACGTCGCGTTCGACAAGATCCTGAAGAGCCAATATGAGTTTGGCCCGCGCGAGCGAAAAGTCGACGCGGTCGACGTCGACGGAAAGCTGCTCGTCGTGTGGGCGGCCGGCGAGCGTGGCGGCGTGCGCATGCGTTATGCCAAGGCCGAAGAGATCGAGCGTGTGGACGACGCGATCCTCTATGACGACCTCTACAAGGACGGCCAGGTCCAGAAGCTCTCGACGCTCTTCGACCTGCGGCTCTTCTCCCGCGAGGGATTCGCGATCCTGCTCCTCTCGACGGTGACGGGCGTGTATGCCCTGCGCTTCGACCCCGCGGGCGCGATGACGCCGGTCGACGTCACCTGGGAGTGACGCCACCGCGCGGGCTGCACCCCACGCACCCTTCATTTCTGCCGCCGCGTGTCATGTCCGGGCGAGGCAAGCAGGCACCCGAGGAAGGGCCGTAGGCACGTCGGGCCCCTCCTCGGGCGAGCGGGTCGGAACGCGAGCGCGCGCTGGAAAATGCCGCTTGCGTGAGGAGACCCTCTTTTCACTGTCGCTGGCACTCGCTATATTCGTGTTTGCCATTGGATTCGGGGGCGGTTCGCCGCCTCCCACGGTCACCGGCGCGCGCGCGGCGTGCGTCCATGGAGGAGCGTGCGATGGGAGCTTGCACGAAGGTGCTGGGAGCGGTCGTCGCGATAGGAATCGCGCTCGGCACGCCTGCTTTGGCTTGGGCACAGGCGCCGCTGGCGCCGCTCTCGGCAGGGAGCCAGCCCTGGCAGCCCGCCCAGGTGGTGACACCCGCCACCCCGTTCGGGGATGGCTACCGCCGCGTCCTGCTCGATACGTTCGAGGCATTCGAGGCGTTCGCGGATCTCACGCGTTATGGCGCGCCGCCCGCCATCACACCGGCTGTACAGGTGAGCGTCCCCTCGCAATTGTGGGGCGCGGACATGCGGACGTTCATCCCGCAGAGCCCCGAGCAGCCCACCATTTACGTGGGACCGATGCGGGCTCTGCTCATCCCCATCGAGACCGCCACGACGGTGGTCGCCGAGTCACGCGGGATGCAGGGCGTGCTCATGGGCTTTCAGCTCGAGCTGCCCTGGATGATCCCGTAGGGGATCCCAATGCTACGGGTCGCCGGGCGCGCGTGGTAATCCCCCTGGCCACGCGCGCCCGGTCTTTTTTTCAGACCGACCAGAGCCGCACGCCGCCGCGCAGGCCCATCACGTTGTCGATGAGCACGACATCACTCGGCAGCCCCTCGGCCTCCACGTGCCGCGCGTTGCCGCCGCCGAGGTAGAGCTTGCGGTGATTGAAAATGGGGGCGATCTGCGCGACCACGCCCCGGACCCGCTCGTTCCACCGGCGCTTGCCGACCTTCTTCCGCACCGCGTTGCTGATCCGATCCTCGTACGTCTGGCGCTTGCGGAACGGGTGATGCCCGAGCTCGATGTTCGGCACGTAATGCCCGTCCACGTAGAGCGCGAAGCCCATCCCCGTGCCGAGCGTGATCAGGATCTCGGTCCCGCGCCCCTCGATGACCCCGAACCCGTGCAGCCCCGCGTCGTTGAGCACCCGGGCCGGCCGCCCCGTGCGCTGCTCGATCTCCTTCGCGAGCGGAAAACCGGCCCAGGCCGCGTCGAGGTGCGGCGCGGTGCGGGTCGTCCCCTCCGTCACCACGCCGGGAAATCCCACCGACACCCGATCGAACTCGCCGAGCCCGCGGATCAGCTCGGCGATCGCGGCGAGCACCGCCTCGGGCGTGGCGGGCTCGGGCGTGGGGACGCGGACACGCTCGGTGAGCGCGTTTCCCTCGACGTCGAGGACCCTCCCCTTGAGACCCGTCCCTCCGATGTCCAGGACCAACGTGCGCATGCCCTCATCGTCCCATGAGGCCGCTCGCCGTGGCTAGATCGATTTGTTCGGGCCGATCATGAGCTCTGGCCGCACGATCGCGTCGAAATCCTCACCCGTGAGCAGACCGAGCGCGAGCGTCGCCTGGCGCAGCGTCGTCCCCTCGGCGTGCGCTTTCTTCGCGATACGCGCCGCCGCGTCGTAGCCGAGCCGCGGCGCGAGCGCGGTCACGAGCATCAGGCTCTTCTGGAGGTTCTCGGTGATCCGGGCGCGGTTCGGCTCGATCCCGCGCGCGCAGTGCTCCTCGAACGAGGCCATCGCGTCGCCGAGCAGCCGGATCGACTGGAGCGTCACGTGCAAGAGGAGTGGCTTCATCACGTTGAGCTCGAAGTTTCCGCCCGCGCCGGCGATCCCCACGGCGACGTCGTTCCCTTGCACCATGGCCGCGACCATGATCACGGCCTCGCTTTGCGTCGGGTTCACCTTGCCCGGCATGATCGAGCTGCCCGGCTCGTTCTCGGGGATCGTGATCTCGCCGAGCCCTGCGCGCGGCCCGCTCGACAACCACCGCACGTCGTTCGCGATCTTCGTCAGGCTCGCGGCGAGCGTCTTCAGCGCGCCGTGGGCGAACACGATCGCCTCGTGCCCGGCGAGCGCCTGGAACTTGTTCGGCGCAGGCACGAACGGCAGGCCCGCGAGCGCGGCGATCTTCGCGACCGCGCGCGTGGCGAACTCCGGATGCGTGTTGAGCCCCGTCCCGACCGCCGTCCCGCCGAGCGCGAGCTCGTAGAGCGGCGGCAGCGCCCGCTCGATCATCCCCTTGGCTTGATCGAGCTGCGCGACCCAGCCCGAGATCTCCTGCCCGAGCGTGAGCGGCGTCGCGTCTTGCAGGTGCGTCCTTCCGATCTTCACGACCTCCGCGCACGCCTCGGCTTTCCGGGCGAGCGTCGCGCGCAGCGTGGCGAGCTTCGGCAGGAGCGTGCCCGTGATCTCGGAGGCGATCGCCACGTGCATCGCGGTCGGAAACACGTCGTTCGAGCTCTGCCCGAGGTTCACGTGATCGTTCGGGTGGATCGGCTTCTTCGAGCCGAGCACGCCGCCGCTCGTCTCGATGGCGCGGTTCGCGATCACCTCGTTCGCGTTCATGTTCGTCTGCGTCCCGCTGCCGGTCTGCCAGATCGAGAGCGGGAAATGCGCGTCGTGCTGGCCTGCGATCACCTCGTCGGCGGCGGCCACGATCTGCTGCGATTCCTGCGGCCCGAGCAGCCCGAGCTCGGCGTTCGTGAGCGCGGCGGCCTTCTTCACGAGGCCGAGGGCACGGAGGAGCGGCCTCGGGAAGCGCTCGGCGCCGATCGCGAAGTGGTGCAGCGAGCGCTCGGTCTGCGCGCCCCAGTAGCGGGAGGCCTCGACCTCGATGGGTCCGAACGTGTCGGTCTCGATGCGCGTCGTCATGCCGCAGGCTTAGCAGCGTCCGCGCTTGTCATCTGTCCCGATCTTTGCCACCTTCCGCCCCCGACGATTCTTACGTGGAGCGAGTGATGGCCGGACAGGGCATGGACGCGGTACCCCGGGAGATCTTGCGCGCGGCCTACGAGCGCAAGCCGATCTACCTGCTCAAGATCCCGCTGCATTATGGTCTCTGGGCGGGCCTCGCGTGGGTCCTCTACGCGACGCAGCATCATCGTTTCGCGATCCCGATCGGCATCGTGGTCGCGTTTACGATCGCGAACCTGATCCGCGGGCTCGGGGCGGTGGGGCACGACGCCGTGCACGGAAATCTCTCGCGATCGAAGACGATCTCGTACCTGCTCGCGCTCTTGTGCTGGTCGCCCTCGGGGTTTCCGGTGACGCTCTACGCGAACTATCACCTGCACCACCACAAGATCACGAACACGTACCCCGACGTCGACAACGTCGTGGTCACCGATTACACGAAAAATCCAACGCTGGCGAAGCTCTTCCTCTTCTGCGTCTACCTGTTCGCGTACCCGTTCTATTTCCTCGGGCAGATGCTGAAGTTCTACATGAAGCGCCTCACGCCGGCGCTCCAGGTGCGGACGCACCTCGAGACGATCGGCATCTTCACGCTCGTGGGGATCGCAGCGTGGAAGATGCCGTTTCAGGTATGGTTCTTCTTCTTCGGCCTGCCGTTCATCTTCGGCGCGATCCTGGCCAGCCTGACGTCGATGATCGAGCATTTCGAGATGCCGGCGACGGACGACGACGCCTACAGCTCACGCACGTACGGGACGCAGAGCCATTTCCTCAATTTCTTGTGGAACAACGTCACGTACCACAACGAGCACCACAAGTACCCGGGGATCCCGTTCTACAACCTGAAGAGCTTCCACCACGCCGCGTATCCCTATTACGACGAGCGGGTGAAGGCTGAATGCCACGGCTCGGTGCTCGGCCCGATGTTCATGCTCCTCGGCCGGATCCTGAAGCTCGACGTCGCCAAGCTCGAGGAGAAGTACCGCGGCCTCGACAAGCAAAAAGAGCGCGAGAAGATGCTCGCCGTGCAGGGCATTCAGCCCGGCGCGGCCTGACCTTCCTTCACGGTCCGCCCGGCACGCAGATCGCCGTCGGCCCGCCCGCCCCCAGACACGAGAACCCCGGATTGCAATCCTGCGCCGAGCCACAGGGCATCGCGCACCGTCCGACCTGCGCATTGCAGCGATGACCGCCGCATACGATCGCAGTGGCCTCGGAGCACAAGGGGGAGAGCGCGCTCGGCGGGGGCGTGGTGCCTGTCGGCGCGGCTTGTGGTTGCCCGTATCCCGCGACCTGACCTTGCGGCGCGGTGCCATAAGGTGTCGACGGCCCGTACGGGGCCTGCTGTCCGGCGACGGTCCCTTGCCCGGCCGTAGGTGCGTACGCGTTGCCGCCCTCGACCGTCGGGGGCGAGCCGTCGGCCTGGCTACCGCCACACGCCGTGAAGAAGAGCACCGCCGCGAGCCCGAGCCCGCCGCTGAAGCCGTGCTGCCCACGATGTCCTAGCCCCATGCCCGCAGCCTAGCGGAGACGAGGGCAGGTGGAAAACCCCAACGAGAGGCGGGGGCGTGCTCGACGCAGTGGGTCAAAACCGAGGGATCGTGCCCGCCGGGCTGTGCCGGGGACGGAGAAGGGCCGTCTACGTGGAGGTGTGTCGACACGCGTTTTCATTTCACGCATCAATCGCGTGGATGTCGCATGTTTCGACAAACGTTTTCTGAACGAACGCCGCGACGAACGGGCACGGACGCCCGTCCGCTCCCTCACGTCCCCTCCGCCTCCTTGCAGCAGCGGAACCCCTCCTCGTAGCCGTAATCGTCTTCCTTGTGGAACCCCACCGTCGGCCGGCAGCGGCCGCGCACCGGGCCCCACCAGCCGCCTTTCAGGCCGCTCCGGTTCGGGTATTTCTGCTTCGGCCGCACCACCCATTCGTTGATGTTGCCATTCAGGTCGTACACCCCGAACGGCGACACGCAGCGCGGCAGTGAGCCCGTCGGCAAGCGCTGGTCGAGCTTCTCCAGCTCGGCCTTGCACTCCGGGCGCTTCATGCACCGTTCGTACTTGAACAGCTTCTTTTCGCGTTTTCGATAGGGTTTGTCGATGTTGCACGCCGTGGGGTCGCGCTCGTAGCCGTACGTGTACGGCAGCATCGCCTCGCCCTCGCAGGCGAAGTTGAACTCGGCCTCCGCGCAGAGCCGCTTTCCCTTCGCCTCGCAGAGCTTCTGCGCGTCGCCCCACGAGACCAGGAGCGCCGGCAGCTCGCCTTTCTGGTTTGGCCATTCATAACGGTCCATGCAGAACCGCATCGGCGTGCGCTTCTTCGAGAGGCACACCGACGGCTCCTCGTACCGCATGCAACGCTCGCTCACCGTGCTCGCCCCGGAGCCCTCGCCCTGCTCGGAAGCTTTTTTCTTCTTCGCCTGATCCTTCTCGAATTCGTCGTGGTGCTCCACGCACCTCTGCTGCACGAGCGGGCAATACTCGCCGGCCACGAGCACCATGTCGCCCGGACAACCCTCGCTCGTCCCAGGCAGCGGCGCATCCGCAGACGCATCCACATCCGCAGACGCATGGGCGTCCGCATCCGCATCCGCGTCTGCATCTGCATCCAGCGCTGCATCGGCGAGCGCGGCGTCGAGCTCTGCAGCCGCCTCCGCGGCTTCGATCGCGGCGTCCGCAGGCGCGTCGGGCGCGGCTGGCGTGGAGCCGCCCGAGCACGCGGGGGCCGTCGCCGAGGTGGCGAGCGCGACGCAGAAAAGGAAGCCGAGGCCCAGCCTCGACGACGTCGTGTACCGTTCGCTCATCGGCCCGGGGCGGGGATGATCTTCAGCGCCACGCGCTTGCCGTCGCGCTCGACCTCGACCGTGATCTCGCGACCCGGCTCCAGGTCGCCGAGCGCGAAGGTGTAGTCGTGCACGTTCGTGATCTCGTGCTTGTCGAGCTTCACGATGATGTCCCCCGCCTGCAGGCCCGCGCGCGCCGCGGGTGCGTCTGGACGAACGCCCGTGAGCTTCACGCCCTTGCCCTGCCACGCGTAGTCCGGGATCGAGCCGAGCGAGACGCGGAAGGCTCGCCCGCCGCCCCCGCCGCCACCCTTGTGCGGATCGTGCGCCGCCGGCGCCTCCACGAACGCGAGCCGCTCCGGGCGCTCCGCGACGGCTTGCGTGAGGCGCGCGGCGAGCGTCGCGGCGAGGTCGATGCCGCCCACATCGACCTTGTCGGCCGTGTCGCTCGGCTTGTGGTAGTCGTCGTGCACGCCCGTGAACAGGAACGCGACGGGCACACGCGCCGCCGTGAACGAGGCGTGATCACTCGCGCCGAAGCCCTCGGCGCCGAGCTTCAGCGTGAGCGAGAGCCCCGCGTTCGCCGCGTTCACGAGTTCCGGCCACGCTGCCGCCGTCCCCGTGCCGTCGACGACCAGCGTCCGGTCACGCATCCGCCCGACCATGTCCGCGTTGATCATCGCCGTCACCGAGCCGATCGGCACAGGCGGGTGCTCCACCCAGTGCCGCGAACCCAGCGTGCCGAGCTCCTCCGCGCCGAACGCGATGAACACGATGCTCCGCGCAGGCTTCTCGGCGAGCTTCGAGAAGCGCCTAGCCACGTCGAGCAGGAGCGCCGTCCCCGAGGCGTTGTCGTCCGCGCCGTGGTGAATCTCGCGCGAGCCCGGCGCGCGTGAGTGCGACGTGCCGCCCTTCCCGAGGTGATCGTAGTGCGCGCCGACCACGACGTACTCCTCGGCCGTCTTCGAACCCGCGCGCGCCGGCAGCCGCGCGACCACGTTCCAAGCGTCCGCGAACGTCGGCTCGATCCGCGTCGCCACGGAGAGCTCCGTGCCCGCGAGCGGCTTCGGC
Protein-coding sequences here:
- a CDS encoding GMC oxidoreductase, which produces MSAASSSPNFNYGYPTPGPQHPTGQQVMNHVFFLSETGWKRAREEETFDYIIIGSGFCALAFAERTLDKNPHAKILIIERGSFFLPQHFQNLPISYQRTLGGLSETFPWTLSANTVNQPAGNIQFQHGMVPFFGGRSTLWSAWCPRPTHEEMEGWPEEVIRAANEYFGDAEKLLNVVPADEIDKNLDDSTLRRKVAQSRPVYSKLQQELQEMLQENRRKVSSLTRFMAAPLAVGAGVQEGLDFAKFSTPAPLLNLIDRQARLAAKREGSPLHIATDCVVTRILQQNFIKNEQTEYHATALETSRGVVNVGNAKVILAMGTLPATTLVLNSFPQVEKAGTRFTSHFITSVIARIPRNAYPFGDKLEDLELAAIYVAGENPKSKMQYHVQLSVLSDKNPEQYAEKAARYMPDVVATASQAQLATSQDHLVFVCAVLGELDSNNPHNFFRPNGGSDPTTNVTLQVLANDKDRKTWDTMDEGTFQLLEGALCPPAAKDKGIEYWHGDPNKGEWTKERPSLTERRVPGLVHEGSTMWIGKGKEGVVDLNYKLNGVENVYVTGGSLWPTSGSWNPTMTMVALTQDLADKLAKKP
- a CDS encoding formylglycine-generating enzyme family protein, producing MSERYTTSSRLGLGFLFCVALATSATAPACSGGSTPAAPDAPADAAIEAAEAAAELDAALADAALDADADADADADAHASADVDASADAPLPGTSEGCPGDMVLVAGEYCPLVQQRCVEHHDEFEKDQAKKKKASEQGEGSGASTVSERCMRYEEPSVCLSKKRTPMRFCMDRYEWPNQKGELPALLVSWGDAQKLCEAKGKRLCAEAEFNFACEGEAMLPYTYGYERDPTACNIDKPYRKREKKLFKYERCMKRPECKAELEKLDQRLPTGSLPRCVSPFGVYDLNGNINEWVVRPKQKYPNRSGLKGGWWGPVRGRCRPTVGFHKEDDYGYEEGFRCCKEAEGT
- a CDS encoding ROK family protein, with protein sequence MRTLVLDIGGTGLKGRVLDVEGNALTERVRVPTPEPATPEAVLAAIAELIRGLGEFDRVSVGFPGVVTEGTTRTAPHLDAAWAGFPLAKEIEQRTGRPARVLNDAGLHGFGVIEGRGTEILITLGTGMGFALYVDGHYVPNIELGHHPFRKRQTYEDRISNAVRKKVGKRRWNERVRGVVAQIAPIFNHRKLYLGGGNARHVEAEGLPSDVVLIDNVMGLRGGVRLWSV
- a CDS encoding M20/M25/M40 family metallo-hydrolase; the protein is MKPTLLRLRGRLAIHASILALLAACGPAAEPVTPPPPAPPELPQAAAPKAENPIEKGDPQRIDADVKQLASDEFAGRGTGDTGAQQAAEHVEKRFRELGLEAFGDAEGNNKSFKQKFSARVGAKVEAPTVSLAKKGQKAAKTPAAADVITAEGAQTGEAKGEVVFVGHGVTAPAASWDDYAGKEIAGKVALIVDGAPKPESGGKNAEALRDFKSVRYKLRTAREHKAVAAIVVAAGEELPAAPENASGMGIPAVVIKRSAAKVLFPEIKWDDAAVSAPKAAVKPKPLAGTELSVATRIEPTFADAWNVVARLPARAGSKTAEEYVVVGAHYDHLGKGGTSHSRAPGSREIHHGADDNASGTALLLDVARRFSKLAEKPARSIVFIAFGAEELGTLGSRHWVEHPPVPIGSVTAMINADMVGRMRDRTLVVDGTGTAAAWPELVNAANAGLSLTLKLGAEGFGASDHASFTAARVPVAFLFTGVHDDYHKPSDTADKVDVGGIDLAATLAARLTQAVAERPERLAFVEAPAAHDPHKGGGGGGGRAFRVSLGSIPDYAWQGKGVKLTGVRPDAPAARAGLQAGDIIVKLDKHEITNVHDYTFALGDLEPGREITVEVERDGKRVALKIIPAPGR
- the pip gene encoding prolyl aminopeptidase translates to MAGSLPIRRPLYPEIEPFRTGRLRVSDVHELHFEESGNPTGKPVVFLHGGPGGGSDAKQRRFFDPAHYRIVLFDQRGCGKSTPHASLEDNTTWHLVSDIERLREHLGIERWQVFGGSWGSTLALAYAEKHPERVTELVLRGIFLLRKWEIDWFYQDTGAGAFFPDAWEAYLAAIPEAERGDLVAAYHRRLTSDDPAVRQAAARAWSVWEGSTSFLFQNPDYIARCAGDAFADAFARIECHYFVNRGFFEHDGQLLTDVGRIRHIPTVIVQGRYDVVCPAKSAWDLHRAFPEANLRIVPDAGHSAFEAGIIHELITATDGFRSKK
- a CDS encoding protein phosphatase 2C domain-containing protein, giving the protein MKRKAPRRALAMTVETLFEAAAASSALGETTNDDVLLVSGHVYGVFDGGRSGTIASEVFGDRTRAPLAELCQEANRRIGEARAEGGAQTGSAAAVVRVAKDAFEWVMVGRSQVVVVRADGSFERLAPEDAHLLSGEPSAEAFMRAGERKLAGVRHLLLFTDGLLASDADEAMEDLVRRFLDGGLGAARQTANEADVAAVAISFLPPNPVARKRISMFPRRILTGGAKRSSGAPSRRRRGRS
- the fumC gene encoding class II fumarate hydratase gives rise to the protein MTTRIETDTFGPIEVEASRYWGAQTERSLHHFAIGAERFPRPLLRALGLVKKAAALTNAELGLLGPQESQQIVAAADEVIAGQHDAHFPLSIWQTGSGTQTNMNANEVIANRAIETSGGVLGSKKPIHPNDHVNLGQSSNDVFPTAMHVAIASEITGTLLPKLATLRATLARKAEACAEVVKIGRTHLQDATPLTLGQEISGWVAQLDQAKGMIERALPPLYELALGGTAVGTGLNTHPEFATRAVAKIAALAGLPFVPAPNKFQALAGHEAIVFAHGALKTLAASLTKIANDVRWLSSGPRAGLGEITIPENEPGSSIMPGKVNPTQSEAVIMVAAMVQGNDVAVGIAGAGGNFELNVMKPLLLHVTLQSIRLLGDAMASFEEHCARGIEPNRARITENLQKSLMLVTALAPRLGYDAAARIAKKAHAEGTTLRQATLALGLLTGEDFDAIVRPELMIGPNKSI
- a CDS encoding fatty acid desaturase family protein — encoded protein: MAGQGMDAVPREILRAAYERKPIYLLKIPLHYGLWAGLAWVLYATQHHRFAIPIGIVVAFTIANLIRGLGAVGHDAVHGNLSRSKTISYLLALLCWSPSGFPVTLYANYHLHHHKITNTYPDVDNVVVTDYTKNPTLAKLFLFCVYLFAYPFYFLGQMLKFYMKRLTPALQVRTHLETIGIFTLVGIAAWKMPFQVWFFFFGLPFIFGAILASLTSMIEHFEMPATDDDAYSSRTYGTQSHFLNFLWNNVTYHNEHHKYPGIPFYNLKSFHHAAYPYYDERVKAECHGSVLGPMFMLLGRILKLDVAKLEEKYRGLDKQKEREKMLAVQGIQPGAA